The Fulvia fulva chromosome 6, complete sequence genome includes a window with the following:
- a CDS encoding Averufin oxidase A: MVRYALMGATGATGTAILRHLLQEPPNDLSLNIYVRSKSKLLDKFSDLETRPRFQAAIFEGSNTERTLLKQCLHDVDAIMMCIATNVSTPGESRFTDTANAVTEALLELKKEQAASYKTPSILILRASILNPNWSGPRKGYFENFLMFCLRHLYDNMEAANEIYETKAKETPGLLNVIYVDPPGIHDNDGTKPTGYELLLAPQGDRMPQFNLSYTDLGIAFCEIAERREEFKGKGVGVFGTGEIKLTWPILMGHLSQGLRGRVLGW; this comes from the coding sequence ATGGTCCGTTACGCCCTGATGGGCGCCACCGGCGCGACAGGCACAGCGATCCTCCGCCATCTCCTGCAGGAACCACCCAATGACTTGAGCCTCAACATCTACGTCCGCAGCAAGTCAAAATTGCTCGATAAGTTCTCAGACCTCGAAACGAGACCACGATTCCAAGCCGCAATTTTCGAAGGCAGCAACACAGAACGCACCCTCCTCAAACAATGCCTCCACGACGTCGACGCCATCATGATGTGCATAGCAACAAACGTCAGCACGCCAGGCGAATCCCGCTTCACGGACACTGCCAATGCAGTGACGGAAGCCTTGCTTGAGCTTAAGAAGGAACAAGCAGCCTCATACAAAACGCCTTCAATCCTGATCCTTCGCGCCTCAATTCTAAACCCCAACTGGTCTGGCCCACGGAAAGGCTACTTCGAGAACTTCCTGATGTTCTGCCTTCGCCATTTGTACGATAACATGGAAGCCGCCaacgagatctacgagacCAAGGCCAAGGAGACGCCCGGTCTGCTCAATGTCATCTACGTTGACCCTCCGGGTATACATGACAATGACGGGACGAAGCCAACGGGGTATGAGCTACTGCTAGCCCCGCAGGGTGATAGGATGCCGCAGTTCAATCTGAGTTATACTGATCTGGGGATCGCATTCTGTGAGATTGCGGAGAGGAGGGAGGAGTTCAAAGGAAAGGGCGTGGGAGTCTTCGGGACGGGGGAGATTAAGTTGACGTGGCCGATCTTGATGGGGCATTTGAGTCAAGGGTTGAGGGGGAGGGTGCTGGGGTGGTGA
- a CDS encoding Transcription initiation factor TFIID subunit 11 has translation MASPPSSSGLALPKQRGGGLKLALPGQVSRKGSSAPSSGSAHPLRQTSFPPPDSLEAQHRLAEDADLSAQFSPNDDDDDLDDFSDSEITSAISGPASTDAFTKKRKRGEKRPRGRPPTKSHARQGSASVVNGDDGRSARRGGTAGAQSVANGEAEEEDDDEDDEGAAQADKEGYGITAPELEKENQRRYLFREAVEPDHQDRYDHFVKVKLRTGDVRKLVNATLSQSVPPNVMTVVGAYTKLFAGMLIESAREVQAEWLASQPKRPDDEENRAYKRLRMMRADDEEDSEDEEDEDELEVVEKDGTVNGEGEKVDNGDSKKGSASPAKHDGLPDGDPNSEEEGSPNHARAVSDGTQPHSNTNGETNGESGSQTKDKPDDAANRDKDDADDADDIYDFSAAQPGAWGLSKYIDECDRGPLLPDHLREALRRYKKSRAGGNVGFTAISLERPEVAAPRLGGRKLFR, from the coding sequence ATGGCCTCGCCACCCTCCTCCTCAGGCCTCGCATTACCCAAGCAACGCGGCGGCGGCCTCAAGCTTGCACTTCCCGGCCAGGTCTCACGAAAAGGCTCATCTGCGCCTTCAAGCGGATCGGCACATCCTCTGCGACAAACATCATTTCCACCACCCGACAGCTTAGAAGCGCAGCATCGACTCGCCGAAGATGCAGATCTCAGCGCGCAGTTCTCACCaaacgacgacgacgacgacctCGACGACTTCAGCGACAGCGAAATCACGAGCGCCATCAGTGGTCCCGCCAGCACAGATGCCTTCACCAAGAAGCGGAAACGTGGTGAGAAGCGACCTAGAGGTCGTCCGCCTACGAAGTCGCACGCCAGGCAAGGTAGCGCGAGCGTGGTGAACGGAGACGATGGGAGGTCTGCAAGACGAGGCGGCACGGCAGGCGCACAGTCTGTAGCTAATGGCGAGGCAGAGGAAGAGGACGATGATGAAGATGATGAGGGAGCAGCACAGGCTGATAAGGAGGGGTATGGAATTACAGCACCGGAATTAGAGAAAGAGAACCAGAGACGATACCTCTTCCGAGAAGCAGTTGAGCCGGATCACCAAGACCGATATGATCACTTTGTGAAAGTCAAGCTGCGGACGGGAGATGTGAGGAAACTAGTAAATGCTACTCTCAGTCAGAGTGTGCCGCCAAACGTCATGACAGTGGTGGGCGCATACACGAAGCTCTTTGCGGGAATGTTGATTGAGAGTGCGAGAGAGGTACAGGCTGAGTGGTTGGCGAGTCAGCCGAAGAGGCCGGATGATGAGGAGAATAGGGCGTATAAGCGACTGAGGATGATGCGGGCAGATGATGAGGAAGATAGCGAAGATGAGGAAGACGAGGACGAGCTTGAGGTGGTGGAGAAGGATGGAACAGTCAACGGCGAGGGCGAGAAGGTGGACAATGGCGACTCGAAGAAAGGGAGTGCCAGTCCTGCGAAGCATGATGGTCTGCCGGACGGTGACCCGAATTCGGAAGAGGAAGGCAGTCCCAACCACGCAAGAGCTGTGTCGGACGGTACACAGCCTCACAGCAACACAAATGGCGAGACGAATGGAGAGAGCGGCAGTCAGACCAAAGACAAGCCGGACGATGCAGCGAACAGAGATAAGGACGACGCAGACGACGCCGACGACATCTACGATTTCAGTGCGGCTCAGCCAGGTGCATGGGGACTGTCGAAGTACATCGACGAATGCGATCGCGGACCATTGCTACCCGACCACCTGCGAGAAGCACTACGGCGATACAAGAAGTCCCGCGCAGGCGGCAACGTCGGCTTCACAGCGATAAGCCTGGAGAGGCCAGAAGTCGCAGCTCCAAGGCTTGGCGGGAGGAAACTATTCAGATAG
- a CDS encoding Tryptophan--tRNA ligase, mitochondrial, whose product MSVCRTPFSRLKIIPLPPTSPLMLSCASSVRRGSLQSLQTLQVKVTLGHNGSLPYRRRALSGQPSPPRKIIFSGIQPTGVPHLGNYLGALRQWAKLQDESDKSTRLIYSLVDLHAITIRQDPARLRQWKKESLAMLLAIGLDPVRSIIFHQSDVSAHAELMWILSCQASTGYLGRMTQWKDKTSNEKEGNERLKLGLFSYPVLQAADVLVHQTTHVPVGHDQAQHLEFARELANGFNHLHGDGILTAPETLISPAKRVMSLTDPGSKMSKSHPNPKSRILLTDSEDVIKAKLKAAVTDSVEGITYDPQHRPGVSNLLDIIYHARTSETSPSDPADGVGQTAIAKDMENMSLRVVKERATEAVESIVKPIRERYAEFIHDEAWLAEAAAAGAFKAQISAAETIQNVKKAVGLA is encoded by the coding sequence ATGTCCGTCTGCCGAACGCCGTTCTCAAGACTCAAGATAATCCCCTTACCACCAACATCACCCTTGATGCTGTCATGCGCCTCGTCTGTGAGGCGCGGTAGCCTACAGTCATTACAGACCTTGCAAGTGAAGGTGACACTTGGTCATAATGGCTCACTTCCCTACCGACGCCGTGCCCTGAGCGGTCAGCCGTCGCCTCCCAGGAAGATCATCTTCTCCGGCATCCAACCAACGGGAGTACCACATCTCGGCAACTACCTGGGAGCACTGCGACAATGGGCCAAACTGCAGGACGAGTCTGACAAGTCTACCCGTCTGATCTACTCACTCGTCGACTTGCATGCCATCACTATTCGCCAGGACCCAGCACGACTTCGACAATGGAAGAAGGAGTCCCTGGCCATGCTTCTAGCCATTGGCCTGGATCCAGTCCGAAGCATCATCTTCCACCAGAGCGATGTGTCTGCTCACGCTGAGCTCATGTGGATCTTGTCATGCCAAGCCAGCACAGGTTACCTTGGCCGCATGACACAGTGGAAGGACAAAACATCGAACGAGAAAGAGGGCAACGAAAGGCTCAAGCTTGGCTTGTTTTCGTACCCTGTACTCCAAGCTGCAGATGTCTTGGTCCATCAGACCACCCACGTACCGGTAGGACACGATCAAGCACAGCATCTAGAGTTTGCACGAGAGCTGGCCAACGGCTTCAATCATCTACATGGCGACGGCATCCTCACGGCACCGGAGACGCTCATCAGCCCTGCGAAGAGAGTCATGTCCTTGACGGATCCTGGCTCGAAAATGTCTAAATCACACCCCAATCCAAAGTCGAGGATATTGTTGACAGACAGCGAGGATGTGATCAAGGCCAAGCTGAAGGCTGCCGTGACCGACTCCGTAGAGGGCATCACGTACGATCCACAGCATCGACCTGGGGTCAGCAACCTGCTGGACATCATATACCATGCCCGGACGTCTGAGACTTCGCCAAGCGATCCTGCAGATGGCGTCGGTCAGACCGCGATCGCAAAGGACATGGAAAATATGAGCCTGCGAGTTGTGAAGGAGAGAGCGACTGAAGCAGTGGAAAGCATTGTCAAGCCTATCCGAGAGCGATATGCAGAGTTTATCCACGACGAGGCTTGGCTGGCAGAGGCTGCAGCTGCTGGAGCATTCAAAGCACAGATAAGTGCAGCAGAAACTATACAGAACGTCAAGAAAGCAGTAGGTCTTGCTTGA
- a CDS encoding tRNA (adenine(58)-N(1))-methyltransferase non-catalytic subunit trm6, with the protein MSEIHSTIRPNTFLFLRLPTETLRLMEIKLNTIIDVGKIGSFPSNLLIGRPYHHTYELLEKREGEQYSRLRIVSQAELNAEAGLGDAVTPSESRAEPATPTATATEALPESYDLLADDGSVLMKNNRLTIDDATRQKLTHQEIEDLKKSAGSKEVIERILANHAGLDEKTAYSKAKYTLRKHKKYLKRFVAMPMDLQSLMEYVLEKEAARIMEIREESLGLVGSWSNAHYSGTDGLNTGGNEKDLGGRWLVCDDTGGLLTAALAERMNLLHLPQKEEAHEPTADVTMAEAPQTNGDAKTTRPAHKDFPIPATTNTITVLHPAVQPNLSLLKYFGYDTSNPNAMQESDRPLHTHLKPLSWLQLLHPNEDPTYTEPEVVSDATLATWKSGKRGTYYKKRRRWERCRTIVDETREGGFEGLVIASHMDAVTILEHAIPLVRGGGHVVIYSPTIEPLVKIVDLYSKERRSAYIAHISKGETPTKDDFPLDPRLLLAPSVQTSRVRGWQVLPGRTHPLMTSRGGAEGFVFTARRVIPLEGGVEARGNFGSKKRKTEKQAMEIDDKVAQASPAPVNALFNTAEEAAET; encoded by the exons ATGAGTGAGATACACTCGACTATCCGGCCCAACACATTTCTCTTTCTGCGTCTGCCGACAGAGACACTGCGACTGATGGAGATCAAGCTAAATAC GATCATCGACGTCGGCAAGATCGGCTCGTTTCCCTCAAATCTCCTCATCGGTCGTCCTTATCATCACACATATGAGCTGCTCGAGAAGCGCGAGGGCGAGCAGTATTCGCGTCTGAGGATTGTATCTCAAGCAGAACTCAACGCGGAAGCAGGACTTGGCGATGCAGTGACGCCGAGCGAATCGAGAGCCGAGCCAGCGACACCGACAGCGACGGCGACTGAGGCACTACCCGAGAGTTACGACTTGCTGGCCGACGATGGCAGTGTGCTAATGAAGAACAACCGCTTGACGATCGACGATGCGACGAGACAGAAGCTAACACATCAGGAGATTGAGGATCTGAAGAAATCGGCAGGGTCGAAAGAGGTGATTGAAAGAATCCTGGCAAATCATGCAGGGCTGGACGAGAAGACTGCATATTCAAAGGCGAAGTATACTCTACGGAAGCACAAGAAGTACTTGAAGCGGTTTGTGGCAATGCCAATGGATCTGCAGAGCTTGATGGAGTATGTTCTGGAGAAGGAGGCAGCGCGTATCATGGAGATCAGGGAAGAGTCCTTAGGCCTGGTGGGGTCATGGAGCAATGCGCATTACAGCGGCACAGATGGACTGAACACGGGTGGAAATGAGAAGGACCTGGGTGGCCGATGGCTCGTCTGCGATGACACTGGTGGACTCTTGACCGCGGCATTAGCTGAGCGGATGAACCTGCTACATCTACCACAGAAAGAAGAGGCGCATGAGCCAACGGCAGATGTCACCATGGCCGAGGCACCGCAGACTAATGGAGATGCTAAGACGACAAGACCAGCGCACAAGGACTTTCCAATACCCGCCACAACGAACACCATCACTGTGCTCCACCCAGCAGTACAGCCCAACCTGTCGCTGCTGAAGTACTTTGGCTACGACACCAGCAATCCGAATGCGATGCAAGAGTCTGATCGTCCTCTACATACGCACCTCAAGCCACTTTCCTGGCTGCAACTCTTGCATCCGAATGAGGATCCGACATACACGGAGCCAGAAGTCGTTTCTGATGCAACCCTGGCAACGTGGAAGTCGGGAAAGCGTGGGACATACTACAAGAAGCGTCGGCGATGGGAGCGATGCCGGACTATTGTCGACGAGACGCGCGAAGGAGGCTTCGAGGGCCTGGTCATCGCATCACATATGGACGCAGTCACCATCCTCGAGCATGCCATACCTCTTGTACGTGGAGGCGGACACGTCGTCATTTACAGCCCGACCATCGAGCCTCTGGTCAAGATCGTCGACCTGTATTCAAAAGAGAGGCGTTCGGCATACATCGCACACATCAGCAAAGGCGAGACGCCTACCAAGGATGACTTCCCGCTAGACCCACGACTGTTGCTCGCGCCCAGCGTCCAGACAAGCAGGGTGCGAGGGTGGCAGGTGCTGCCAGGCAGAACACATCCTCTGATGACCAGTCGAGGCGGTGCTGAAGGCTTCGTGTTCACAGCGAGGAGGGTCATACCACTTGAAGGTGGCGTTGAGGCTCGAGGCAACTTCGGGTCCAAGAAGCGAAAGACTGAGAAGCAGGCGATGGAAATTGATGACAAAGTGGCCCAGGCCAGCCCAGCGCCGGTCAACGCACTATTCAACACAGCAGAAGAGGCTGCCGAGACGTAG
- a CDS encoding putative proline-specific permease put4 has translation MEKTQDTIATEARNDNDLEHTKHEEENRNVGTLERRLKSRHIQFLALSGAIGTGLFVGSGQILSLAGPLSTFLAYLFTGVNLYCVINSLGEMATYLPLPGAVPIYAARFVDPALGFVLGWNYWNQLAIGVPIETTVSAIIIDFWPNSVSTAVWITILTIPMIVVNCLPVNFYGEAEFIFGAIKLTTIMGLILLMLIIDLGGTPSGDRIGFRYWITPGPMNTYLRPGALGRFLAFWKVSIQATFAYGGSEMCVIAAGETENPRYNIPKAVRRVFWRILIFYVLAIFLVGMCVSSEDPRLLNAITEGAPGAAASPFVIAIVNGGMPVLPHIINAVILSSTWSAGNAFFYSSTRVLYASALDGKAPKFLTYERFGVPYACVAATSLLSLLAYLNVSNGSAQVFIWFSNISAVSTLLVWGSICITYLRFYQGLKHNGIERTSLPWKSPLQPYLAYFGLCFCSVVALFNGYDAFFPGQFSAKTFVPPYIDIPNFLALFLSYKIVKRTRVVKLGEMDLWSGKAEIDRQEPLWPKRIPRNWIERVWFWIA, from the coding sequence ATGGAGAAGACGCAGGACACTATCGCTACAGAGGCTCGCAATGACAACGACCTCGAGCATACCAAGCATGAAGAAGAGAACAGAAATGTCGGTACCCTCGAGCGGCGACTCAAGTCTCGACATATCCAATTCCTAGCTCTTTCAGGTGCGATCGGGACTGGGTTGTTCGTTGGAAGTGGTCAGATCCTCTCCCTCGCAGGCCCGCTGTCAACATTCCTCGCCTACCTCTTCACTGGCGTCAACCTCTACTGCGTGATCAACTCTCTGGGCGAGATGGCAACGTACCTACCACTCCCCGGTGCAGTACCCATCTACGCCGCGCGGTTTGTAGACCCAGCGCTGGGGTTCGTGCTTGGCTGGAATTACTGGAATCAGCTTGCCATAGGTGTACCTATCGAGACAACCGTTTCTGCAATCATCATTGACTTCTGGCCAAACAGCGTGTCGACTGCTGTGTGGATCACTATTCTCACGATACCAATGATTGTTGTGAACTGCCTGCCTGTCAATTTCTACGGGGAAGCGGAGTTCATCTTCGGTGCCATCAAGCTGACTACAATTATGGGTCTGATCTTGCTGATGCTGATCATCGACCTGGGAGGTACACCAAGTGGTGACCGGATTGGCTTTCGATACTGGATCACCCCTGGCCCGATGAACACCTATTTGAGGCCTGGAGCATTAGGCCGCTTCCTCGCATTCTGGAAGGTCTCCATCCAGGCTACCTTTGCATACGGTGGCAGCGAAATGTGTGTAATCGCCGCCGGCGAGACCGAGAACCCGCGCTACAACATCCCAAAAGCTGTCCGACGAGTCTTCTGGCGGATCCTGATCTTCTACGTCTTGGCCATCTTCCTAGTCGGAATGTGTGTCTCTTCCGAAGATCCACGTCTCCTCAACGCCATCACCGAAGGCGCACCAGGCGCTGCAGCCAGCCCTTTCGTCATCGCAATTGTCAACGGCGGCATGCCAGTTCTACCACACATCATCAATGCCGTGATCCTCAGCTCTACCTGGTCAGCTGGTAATGCTTTCTTCTACTCCTCCACGCGCGTTCTTTACGCCTCAGCTCTCGATGGCAAAGCTCCAAAGTTCCTCACCTACGAGCGTTTCGGGGTACCATATGCCTGCGTAGCAGCGACATCCCTCCTCAGCCTCCTTGCATATCTGAACGTCTCGAATGGCTCGGCGCAAGTTTTCATCTGGTTCAGCAATATCAGTGCTGTCTCGACACTTCTTGTCTGGGGCAGTATTTGCATCACCTACCTCCGTTTCTACCAGGGCCTCAAGCACAACGGTATTGAACGTACCTCGTTACCTTGGAAATCACCGCTGCAGCCGTATCTAGCGTACTTTGGACTGTGTTTCTGTAGCGTCGTGGCGCTGTTTAATGGATATGATGCATTCTTCCCTGGTCAATTCAGCGCTAAGACGTTCGTGCCGCCATATATCGATATACCGAATTTTCTGGCATTGTTTCTGAGTTACAAGATCGTGAAGAGGACGAGAGTCGTGAAGCTAGGGGAGATGGACCTTTGGAGTGGAAAGGCAGAGATTGACAGACAGGAACCCCTTTGGCCGAAGAGAATCCCTAGAAACTGGATCGAGAGGGTCTGGTTCTGGATTGCTTGA
- a CDS encoding Serine/threonine-protein phosphatase 2B catalytic subunit, producing MDGQAAQDQYIDNAMRAVQQKKQVPEIDFTLHTMEDGTQVSTQERVCKDVQAPAFNVPTEDQILSPTDRSKPNLQFLKQHLYREGRLTEEQALWILNSGTALLRAEPNLLEMDAPITVCGDIHGQYFDLMKLFEVGGDPAETRYLFLGDYVDRGYFSIECVLYLWALKMWYPNTLWLLRGNHECRHLTDYFTFKLECKHKYSEKVYEACMESFCSLPLAAVMNKQFLCIHGGLSPELHTLEDIKALDRFREPPTHGLMCDILWADPLEEFGQEKTQEYFIHNHVRGCSYFFSYPAACAFLEKNNLLSIIRAHEAQDAGYRMYRKTRTTGFPSVMTIFSAPNYLDVYNNKAAVLKYENNVMNIRQFNCTPHPYWLPNFMDVFTWSLPFVGEKITDMLIAILNTCSKEELEDETPLSSGPSSPPFTGGNDLAGMDPNSTEYKRRAIKNKILAIGRLSRVFQVLREESERVTELKTASGGRLPAGTLMLGAEGIKQAISSFEDARKVDLQNERLPPSHEEVRKSNEHARDEALKRASRDAENDTQLQGVARRISMSSGSKNTRRG from the exons ATGGACGGTCAAGCCGCCCAGGATCAGTATATCGACAATGCGATGCGCGCAGTGCAGCAGAAGAAACAGGTTCCCGAGATCGATTTCACCTTGCACACCATGGAAGATGGTACACAAGTGAGCACGCAGGAGCGTGTATGTAAGG ACGTCCAAGCACCGGCCTTCAATGTGCCCACCGAGGACCAGATTCTGTCGCCCACCGATCGATCGAAGCCCAATCTGCAGTTCCTGAAGCAGCACCTGTACAGAGAAGGTCGACTCACAGAAGAGCAAGCACTATGGATCCTCAACTCGGGCACAGCACTTCTGCGCGCGGAGCCAAATCTGCTGGAGATGGACGCACCAATAACAGTGTGTGGTGACATCCACGGACAATACTTTGATCTCATGAAGCTGTTCGAAGTTGGTGGTGACCCAGCTGAAACCAGATATCTCTTCCTTGGCGACTATGTGGACCGCGGCTACTTTTCGATCGAGTGCGTGCTGTATCTATGGGCGTTGAAGATGTGGTACCCCAACACCCTCTGGCTGCTGCGCGGTAACCACGAGTGCCGTCACTTGACGGACTACTTCACATTTAAGCTGGAGTGCAAGCACAAATACAGCGAAAAGGTGTATGAGGCATGCATGGAGTCGTTCTGCTCGCTTCCTTTGGCTGCAGTCATGAACAAGCAGTTCCTGTGCATACATGGCGGTCTCAGCCCAGAACTACACACCCTCGAGGACATCAAGGCGCTGGACCGATTCAGAGAGCCACCTACGCATGGGTTGATGTGCGACATTCTGTGGGCAGATCCACTGGAAGAGTTCGGCCAAGAGAAGACGCAAGAATACTTCATCCACAACCACGTACGAGGATGTTCGTACTTCTTCAGCTACCCTGCAGCTTGCGCGTTCCTGGAGAAGAACAATCTGCTATCCATTATTCGAGCACACGAAGCGCAGGACGCCGGCTACAGAATGTACAGAAAGACAAGGACAACAGGCTTTCCTTCAGTGATGACGATATTCTCAGCGCCGAACTACCTGGACGTGTACAACAACAAAGCTGCGGTCTTGAAATATGAGAACAATGTGATGAACATCAGACAGTTCAACTGCACACCTCACCCATACTGGCTACCCAACTTCATGGACGTCTTCACCTGGTCGCTTCCGTTCGTGGGCGAGAAGATCACTGACATGTTGATTGCTATCCTCAATACATGCAGCAAGGAGGAGCTCGAGGACGAGACTCCACTTTCATCAGGACCTTCTTCACCACCCTTCACTGGCGGCAACGATCTAGCTGGCATGGATCCCAACAGCACCGAGTACAAGCGCCGAGCTATCAAGAACAAGATTCTAGCAATCGGCAGACTCTCACGCGTTTTCCAGGTGTTGCGCGAGGAGTCTGAACGTGTGACAGAATTGAAGACAGCTTCTGGTGGCAGACTTCCTGCCGGTACTCTTATGCTCGGCGCCGAGGGTATCAAGCAAGCAATCTCATCCTTCGAAGATGCTCGCAAGGTCGATCTGCAGAACGAGCGACTACCACCTAGCCACGAAGAAGTGCGAAAGAGCAATGAGCATGCCAGAGACGAAGCGCTCAAGCGTGCGTCAAGAGATGCCGAGAACGATACGCAGCTACAAGGTGTCGCGCGACGTATCAGCATGTCATCAGGGTCGAAGAACACCAGGCGAGGCTAG
- a CDS encoding Serine/threonine-protein kinase Nek2, with the protein MVAMFQCFKNGSRSPGRSHAPAPQPRQNWFQTIRNIFRNRKTRPDEEQGLMTPPSTQQQNVQAYGTFYVHGNVQVSPAIIEQASSDPNVHIGDFREFFPGFDGAPITPVSPIVSATSAPTQQDAVSPVTASVYSSTKSSSAKPKLEPTPESFASEYTVVKTLARNNEGPVHLVKSKASGEMFIIKQMRYGTAPDGTRLDPDEVYMMSQIKSNHPSIVRREDIIDDLPRGIANMVLEFCSAGDLDNLIKKCQGERQNIPEPIVLSVTASLIDAMAFLHHGEVRYDADTSRATIRSDNGQKPILHRDIKPGNIFLRWSDDNCGIPQAVLADFGLATLKEHSEIEGACGTDIYYAPEFKGNLWTPGICSEKSDIYALGVTLFELITGVPFKPERHNITRGFVCSSVRDHPRFLWLLQSCLATDSKKRPGATDLHRTSYVFKEHVREWYENGGRIPADFWPVPFANDHPIRQRRSASQRGSASSPPHYSQVSSPVSTNAPSMTDAVANLPPLRRVGRHQDLQAAAGAEYAQEIADIPGPFTSPFPSAGTESSVQSTDESAQATAGAQAPRSYFSWHSYDCV; encoded by the coding sequence ATGGTCGCCATGTTCCAGTGCTTCAAGAACGGATCGAGAAGCCCGGGCAGAAGCCATGCTCCCGCCCCCCAACCCCGACAAAACTGGTTCCAGACCATCCGAAACATCTTCCGGAACAGGAAGACACGACCAGATGAAGAACAAGGTCTCATGACCCCACCGTCAACGCAGCAACAGAATGTCCAGGCCTATGGTACCTTCTACGTCCATGGGAACGTTCAAGTCAGCCCGGCCATCATTGAACAGGCTTCCTCTGATCCTAACGTCCACATCGGCGATTTTCGTGAGTTCTTTCCAGGCTTCGATGGAGCACCAATCACTCCTGTCTCCCCAATTGTCTCGGCCACATCTGCTCCGACACAGCAAGACGCCGTGTCTCCAGTCACAGCTTCGGTGTACTCTTCAACTAAGTCGAGCTCAGCAAAACCCAAACTTGAGCCCACCCCCGAGAGCTTCGCCAGCGAATATACCGTTGTCAAAACACTTGCACGAAACAATGAAGGCCCCGTCCATCTTGTCAAAAGCAAGGCTTCTGGTGAGATGTTCATCATCAAGCAGATGCGCTACGGCACGGCTCCCGATGGCACTCGGCTTGACCCAGATGAGGTCTACATGATGTCGCAAATCAAATCCAATCATCCCAGCATCGTCCGACGCGAGGACATCATTGATGATCTCCCTAGAGGAATTGCGAACATGGTCCTCGAGTTCTGTTCTGCTGGTGACCTCGACAATCTCATCAAGAAATGCCAAGGCGAAAGGCAGAACATCCCTGAGCCCATCGTCCTCTCTGTCACAGCAAGCCTCATTGACGCGATGGCGTTCCTCCACCATGGTGAAGTCCGCTATGATGCTGATACGAGTAGGGCCACCATACGAAGCGACAACGGGCAGAAACCCATCCTCCATCGCGACATCAAGCCTGGCAACATCTTCCTTAGATGGTCTGATGACAACTGTGGCATCCCACAGGCTGTCCTTGCGGACTTCGGGCTCGCCACCCTCAAGGAGCACAGTGAGATTGAAGGCGCCTGCGGAACAGACATTTACTACGCGCCCGAGTTCAAGGGAAATCTATGGACTCCGGGAATCTGCAGCGAGAAGAGTGACATCTACGCCCTTGGCGTCACGCTCTTCGAGCTCATAACGGGCGTTCCCTTCAAACCCGAGCGCCACAACATCACGCGAGGTTTTGTATGTTCTTCGGTAAGAGACCACCCACGCTTCCTCTGGCTCCTCCAGTCTTGCCTCGCCACCGACTCGAAGAAGCGGCCCGGCGCTACTGACCTTCACAGAACCTCGTACGTCTTCAAAGAGCACGTTCGAGAGTGGTATGAGAATGGTGGTAGAATCCCCGCTGACTTTTGGCCTGTGCCGTTCGCCAATGACCACCCGATCCGCCAAAGACGATCAGCATCGCAGCGAGGCTCCGCCAGCTCCCCGCCGCACTACTCCCAGGTCTCGTCACCTGTCTCGACGAATGCTCCCTCCATGACTGACGCGGTTGCAAATCTTCCACCGCTTCGTCGTGTTGGCAGACACCAAGACCTTCAAGCCGCGGCCGGAGCGGAGTATGCACAAGAGATTGCTGACATCCCAGGACCGTTCACGTCACCTTTCCCAAGTGCTGGAACCGAGTCTAGTGTCCAATCGACGGATGAGAGCGCTCAGGCTACAGCAGGAGCACAGGCTCCTCGGAGCTACTTCTCTTGGCACTCTTATGATTGTGTGTAG